One genomic window of Glycine max cultivar Williams 82 chromosome 16, Glycine_max_v4.0, whole genome shotgun sequence includes the following:
- the LOC100811365 gene encoding chromatin modification-related protein EAF1 B isoform X1, which yields MNGYKSGSALLVNAEVDSMGGVVDGGIGIGLKISPRRAAIEKAQAELREEYDVREERRRELEFLEKGGNPLDFKSGNAASVSVQSTSLTDQLHEQFVTSEAKGSFALTASPHGDSVDSSARPGAPLASEPNTADNLLLFDGENELPETERRCLHSNRRNNIALSEQSSQIDGSQNAKETEDSAIFRPYARRNRSRSGHGPRGASREVKGLTSETNSQKNLNLSTVSKPKPSCLNGDVGPKYLTTNNTLNNELVGIRDHQSTSGNASVPEDKLDITVNRNLKENHGTLPSEDNTVQDPVLMASGEDNIVELREPVAVVNHEPPPHVPTTKPENGPYCQPNGFGNVEVDRKSVLNEGQNSIATLGKNFNLESSCTKTSLVRDVNIDSDMCTNTKNVDANGNTMEQTFALENKLNFAGCKVVKDRHKTKNANGATVSNEHDAGYQNHSGCGNIVKAEEDVHIKSSCMSNVKGVPHNDSNISKVDKDTILVDQSNFVKENSCERHQVPVDVSLSEPPKTAPDVKGTSAASDDQPCPMHNMKLADKAHEDSILEEAKIIEAKRKRIAELSLHSLSTQNHRKSHWGFVLEEMAWLANDFAQERLWKIAAAAQLGHQTAFTCRSRFEKLNRQLETKILSHRIAKAVMQFWHSAKLLLDNDLGINCIVGCVESGKVDANEALRDQRRNSNMETSKFLEGQNPEKHAALKVHAYALRFLKANRSHGISSQAEAPTTPEKIFDSSTVDMSWDEHLNEENLFYEVPPTAMETYRKAIESHFLQFEKTGSSIQEEVATSVYDTAAEFGSQENAYDEEEGETRTYYLPSVYEGNRSSKSAQKKHKNLKAYTPRFGDAGADFPYVHYATGNQPSMLFEKRPASLNVGSIPTKRMRTATRHRVVSPFTVNIGTVQAQAKADASSGDTNSFHDDQSTLHVGPLIQKSTEVESVADYEKQLSQDCAETFVKTKKKKKAKTLGTTYDQGWQLDSVVLNEQRDQSKKRGESHHFESNGSSGKTTCNFIIDSRNFFYLQLVHELLVQLSCFEGFCGQPNSKKPKIMRQSLDNPLDNIVSMTNSIPSPVASQMSNMSNPNKFIKIISGRDRGRKAKALKISAGQPGSGSPWSLFEDQALVVLVHDMGPNWELISDAINSALQIKCVFRKPKECKERHKNLMDRTTGDGADSAEDSGSSHSYPSTLPGIPKGSARQLFQRLQGPLEEDTLKSHFEKIIKIGQKQHYPQNQVDNLDSKQLAPVHNSHVIALSLTIPNNLNGCILTPLDLCEAEEINPDVPALGYQSSHPGGLTLPNQGFVPSMLPTSGVNSSLPGSSSGMVLGHNLSSSPGASVRGGRYGIPRNSPSSVDEQQRIQYNQMLSGRNIQQSMSVTGTLSGSDHGVRILPGGNGMGLMGGINKNMAMRPGFQGMASPSMLNSGSMLSSSMVGMPSPVNMHSGVGPGQGNSILRPHENLHMMRPGHNPEHQRQMMVPELQRQVTQGNSQGIPALCGLSSAFSNQTTPPVQPYPGHAQQPHQLSQQQSHLSNPRPHLQGPSHATNSQQQAYAVRLAKERQLQQRYLQHQQQLVASNALIPHVQAKSQLPISSLPLQNSSQVQSQNSPQQVPLSPLTPSSPLTPMSSQLQQQKLHHIQPGFSRNPTASGLTNQAAKQRPRHPPQQQYQQPSRQHPSQRHDVQSQQQTKLLKGMGRGNMLVHQNLSVDTSQSGLSLPAGSQTGEKGDQILHMMQGQNLYPGSGLNPNQPSKPLGHAHSSNHSQLQQKLHSGSPTTSSKQLHISSDTSGQGQVSPVSSGQLLSPPHPAVIASNHHQLLPQIQSKKINQTQINVQRMLPQNHLVHSVSSSKSQSDPTQSDQQPANSASQVSAMTQGCVDSASVVPGVSTVSSQWKVSEPPFDSTMNNQTTQVSSLGSAPVENSTGNEQPAISQGLGPRSVSLISQAHNSDTQWQQQQSQSLQQSSQPILSQQPYQAESQQQQEQDQHSPRDLALQHQPQQHMQHLQSGQSSLFIQPPNSNVE from the exons ATGAATGGATATAAATCAGGATCTGCTCTCCTTGTAAATGCTGAGGTTGATTCTATGGGTGGAGTTGTTGACGGTGGAATTGGTATAGGTTTGAAGATCTCTCCGCGCAGAGCAGCAATTGAGAAGGCGCAAGCAGAGCTCAG AGAGGAGTATGATGTTcgtgaagaaagaagaagagagctTGAATTTCTTGAAAAA GGTGGGAATCCTCTGGACTTTAAGTCTGGGAATGCTGCTTCAGTTAGTGTTCAGTCTACTTCACTCACTGATCAGCTTCATGAGCAGTTTGTGACCAG TGAAGCAAAAGGTAGTTTTGCATTGACTGCCTCCCCTCATGGTGACTCTGTTGACAGTAGTGCTAGACCCGGGGCTCCTTTGGCCAGTGAGCCTAATACTGCTGATAATCTCCTACTTTTTGATGGTGAGAATGAGTTGCCTGAAACTGAAAGGAGGTGCTTGCATTCAAACAGAAGGAATAATATTGCTCTGTCAGAACAGTCTTCCCAAATTGATGGGAGTCAAAATGCTAAGGAGACTGAAGATTCTGCTATTTTCCGGCCATATGCACGAAGGAACCGATCTAGATCAGGTCATGGTCCTCGGGGAGCTTCAAGGGAAGTGAAGGGGTTAACGTCTGAAACAAATAGCCAAAAGAACCTTAATTTGTCAACTGTATCTAAGCCAAAGCCTTCCTGTTTAAATGGTGATGTTGGCCCCAAATATTTGACTACTAATAATACTCTGAATAATGAATTGGTTGGGATCCGAGATCATCAATCCACTAGTGGCAATGCTAGTGTTCCCGAAGACAAATTGGATATTACGGTGAAtagaaacttaaaagaaaatcatGGAACTCTACCTTCTGAAGATAATACTGTTCAAGACCCAGTTCTCATGGCTTCTGGAGAAGATAACATAGTTGAATTAAGGGAGCCAGTAGCTGTTGTCAATCATGAGCCTCCACCTCATGTACCTACTACAAAACCTGAAAATGGGCCTTATTGTCAGCCAAATGGGTTTGGCAATGTAGAAGTAGACAGGAAAAGTGTACTAAATGAAGGCCAAAATAGCATTGCTACATTAGGCAAGAATTTCAATTTAGAGTCCTCGTGCACAAAAACTAGCTTAGTTAGAGATGTAAATATTGATAGTGATATGTGTACTAATACAAAGAATGTTGATGCTAATGGAAATACCATGGAACAAACATTTGCATTAGAGAATAAACTGAACTTCGCTGGCTGCAAAGTTGTGAAAGATAGGCATAAGACCAAAAATGCAAATGGTGCTACTGTTAGCAATGAGCATGATGCTGGTTATCAAAATCATTCTGGTTGTGGTAATATTGTCAAAGCTGAGGAAGATGTCCATATTAAGAGTTCTTGCATGTCAAATGTCAAAGGAGTACCTCATAATGACAGTAACATATCAAAAGTTGATAAAGATACCATCTTAGTGGATCAGTCCAATTTTGTCAAGGAAAACAGCTGTGAAAGACATCAGGTTCCTGTGGATGTGTCACTTTCAGAACCTCCTAAGACTGCTCCAGATGTAAAGGGTACAAGCGCCGCCTCTGATGATCAACCATGTCCTATGCACAATATGAAGTTAGCAGACAAGGCTCATGAAGATTCAATTTTGGAAGAGGCTAAAATTATAGAG GCCAAGCGGAAGAGAATTGCAGAATTATCTCTTCACTCCTTATCCACACAGAACCACAGAAAGTCACACTGGGGTTTTGTTCTAGAGGAAATGGCATGGCTAGCAAATGATTTTGCTcag GAGCGCCTTTGGAAGATAGCTGCTGCTGCACAATTGGGCCATCAAACAGCTTTTACTTGTCGCTCAAGATTTGAAAAACTGAACAGACAATTAGAGACAAAAATTTTGTCTCACAGGATAGCAAAGGCTGTCATGCAGTTTTGGCATTCAGCTAAGCTGCTTCTAGACAATGATCTTGGTATTAACTGCATTGTTGGTTGTGTTGAATCTGGGAAAGTTGATGCAAATGAAGCTTTGAGGGATCAAAGAAGAAATAGCAATATG GAGACAAGCAAATTTTTGGAGGGACAAAATCCTGAAAAACATGCTGCACTTAAAGTGCATGCATATGCTTTGAGATTTTTAAAGGCTAATAGATCTCATGGAATTTCCTCTCAAGCAGAAGCACCAACAACACCTGAAAAGATATTTGACTCAAGCACTGTAGATATGTCATGGGATGAGCATCTTAATGAA GAAAATCTTTTTTATGAAGTTCCTCCTACTGCAATGGAAACATATAGAAAAGCTATCGAATCTCATTTCCTACAGTTCGAG aAAACTGGGAGTAGCATTCAAGAGGAAGTTGCAACATCTGTGTATGATACTGCAGCAG AGTTTGGGTCTCAAGAGAATGCATATgatgaggaagaaggagaaaccAGAACTTATTACTTGCCCAGTGTCTACGAGGGCAACAGATCATCAAAATCTGCGCAgaagaaacataaaaatttgAAGGCTTACACTCCTAGATTTGGTGATGCTGGTGCTGATTTTCCTTATGTACACTATGCAACTGGAAATCAACCATCCATGCTGTTTGAAAAAAGACCTGCTAGTTTAAATGTTGGGTCAATACCAACAAAGCGCATGCGCACTGCTACTAGGCATAGAGTTGTAAGTCCTTTCACTGTCAACATTGGGACTGTACAGGCTCAAGCTAAGGCGGATGCTTCAAGTGGTGATACCAATTCCTTTCATGATGACCAGAGTACTTTACATGTTGGACCCCTGATCCAGAAAAGTACTGAAGTTGAGTCAGTTGCAGATTATGAAAAACAGTTATCTCAGGACTGTGCAGAAACATTTGttaaaacaaagaagaagaagaaggcaaAGACTCTG GGTACTACATATGATCAGGGATGGCAGTTGGACTCTGTTGTTCTAAATGAACAG AGGGATCAGTCCAAGAAGAGAGGGGAAAGTCATCACTTTGAATCTAATGGAAGTAGTGGTAAAACTActtgtaattttataatagaTTCTAGAAACTTCTTTTACTTACAATTAGTTCATGAATTATTAGTTCAATTATCATGTTTTGAAGGTTTCTGTGGGCAACCCAATTCTAAGAAACCAAAGATAATGAGGCAGTCACTTGATAATCCTTTGGACAATATTGTGTCCATGACTAATTCTATTCCTTCCCCAGTTGCGTCACAAATGAGTAACATGTCAAAtcctaataaatttattaagatCATTAGTGGGCGAGACAGGGGCCGGAAAGCTAAAGCTCTGAAG ATTTCAGCTGGACAGCCTGGTTCTGGAAGTCCTTGGTCACTATTTGAAGATCAG GCTCTTGTGGTCCTGGTGCATGATATGGGTCCAAACTGGGAGCTCATAAGTGATGCTATCAATAGTGCTCTTCAAATTAAG TGCGTCTTTCGGAAACCAAAAGAATGCAAGGAGCGTCATAAAAATTTAATGGATAGAACTACCGGGGATGGTGCAGATAGTGCTGAAGATTCAGGGTCTTCACATTCTTATCCTTCTACATTACCTGGAATTCCTAAG GGTAGTGCAAGGCAGTTGTTTCAACGTTTGCAGGGGCCATTGGAGGAGGATACACTGAAGTCTCATTTTgagaaaattataaagattgGGCAGAAGCAGCATTACCCTCAGAATCAG GTTGATAACCTGGATTCAAAACAATTAGCGCCTGTCCATAATTCACACGTGATTGCTCTTTCCCTAACCATCCCCAACAACCTGAATGGATGTATTTTAac GCCACTTGATCTCTGTGAAGCTGAAGAAATAAATCCAGATGTCCCAGCCCTTGGGTATCAAAGTTCTCATCCTGGTGGTTTGACATTACCGAATCAAGGTTTTGTACCATCAATGCTTCCTACATCCGGGGTGAATTCTTCACTACCAGGGTCTTCTTCTGGTATGGTTCTTGGCCATAACTTGTCATCATCTCCTGGTGCATCTGTCAG GGGTGGTAGATATGGGATTCCAAGAAATTCACCTTCATCAGTGGATGAGCAACAGAGAATACAATACAATCAAATGCTATCTGGAAGAAACATTCAGCAGAGTATGTCAGTTACAGGGACTCTTTCTGGAAGTGATCATGGTGTTCGCATACTTCCTGGTGGAAATGGTATGGGCTTAATGGGTGGAATTAACAAAAACATGGCAATGAGGCCAGGGTTTCAAGGAATGGCATCACCATCAATGCTTAATTCTGGAAGCATGCTTTCCTCTAGTATGGTTGGTATGCCAAGCCCTGTAAATATGCACTCTGGAGTTGGTCCTGGACAAGGCAACTCAATCTTAAGACCTCATGAGAATCTACATATGATGAGG CCTGGTCATAACCCAGAACATCAGAGACAAATGATGGTTCCAGAGCTTCAGAGGCAGGTCACCCAAGGCAACAGTCAAGGTATTCCTGCTCTTTGTGGGCTGAGTTCTGCCTTTAGCAATCAGACAACACCACCAGTTCAGCCTTACCCAGGACATGCCCAACAGCCACACCAACTGTCCCAGCAGCAGTCCCATCTCAGTAATCCTCGTCCTCATCTTCAAGGTCCGAGTCATGCCACTAATTCACAGCAACAAGCATATGCTGTCCGGTTGGCAAAGGAAAGACAACTGCAGCAACGATACCTGCAGCACCAGCAGCAGCTTGTTGCATCAAATGCATTAATACCACATGTCCAGGCAAAGTCTCAACTTCCCATCTCATCATTACCATTGCAGAACAGTTCTCAGGTTCAATCACAAAATTCTCCTCAGCAAGTGCCTCTTTCACCTTTAACGCCATCATCCCCTTTGACTCCCATGTCATCCCAGCTCCAACAGCAAAAACTTCACCATATACAGCCTGGGTTCAGCAGGAATCCCACTGCTAGTGGGTTGACTAATCAAGCAGCAAAGCAACGCCCACGACATCCGCCGCAGCAGCAGTATCAGCAACCTAGTAGGCAACATCCTAGTCAACGGCATGATGTACAGTCTCAACAGCAGACAAAACTTCTGAAGGGAATGGGAAGAGGAAATATGTTGGTCCATCAGAACCTCTCTGTGGATACTTCTCAAAGTGGACTCTCTCTGCCTGCGGGAAGCCAAACTGGTGAAAAAGGGGACCAAATCTTGCACATGATGCAAGGTCAAAATTTATATCCTGGATCTGGTTTAAACCCAAATCAACCATCAAAGCCTTTGGGTCATGCTCATTCTTCAAACCATTCACAGTTGCAGCAGAAGCTACATTCTGGGTCACCAACCACTTCATCAAAGCAACTTCATATTTCTTCAGATACTAGTGGTCAAGGACAGGTTTCACCAGTTTCATCAGGTCAGTTGTTGTCACCTCCTCACCCAGCTGTTATTGCTTCGAACCACCATCAGCTGCTGCCACAGATTCAGTCTAAGAAAATTAATCAAACTCAAATAAATGTTCAGAGAATGTTGCCTCAAAACCATCTCGTGCATTCTGTGTCATCAAGCAAGTCTCAGTCTGATCCAACTCAATCTGATCAACAGCCTGCAAACAGTGCTTCCCAGGTTAGTGCAATGACTCAGGGTTGTGTGGATTCTGCTAGTGTGGTACCAGGTGTTTCTACTGTATCTTCTCAGTGGAAAGTATCAGAACCACCATTTGATTCCACTATGAACAATCAAACAACTCAAGTGAGCTCCTTGGGGAGTGCTCCTGTTGAAAATTCCACTGGAAATGAGCAACCAGCAATTAGTCAAGGGTTGGGGCCAAGATCAGTTAGCTTGATTTCTCAGGCACATAATTCTGATACACAGTGGCAGCAACAGCAGTCGCAATCTCTCCAACAGTCATCACAACCCATCCTATCTCAGCAGCCATATCAGGCTGAGTCGCAGCAGCAACAGGAGCAAGATCAACATTCTCCTAGAGATCTTGCTTTACAACATCAACCTCAGCAACATATGCAACATCTACAATCAGGGCAGAGCAGTTTGTTTATCCAGCCACCTAATTCTAATGTGGAATGA